One Agrococcus jenensis genomic region harbors:
- a CDS encoding ABC transporter ATP-binding protein, with protein MSTAIAEPVIRVRGVEKSYKALSVLRGVDLDVERGTIVALLGSNGAGKTTLVRILATLLRQDAGTATVEGHDVRTDAAAVREAISLTGQFAAVDEILTGRENLALVARLRHLQDPGAIADALLARFSLDEAGGRRVGTYSGGMRRRLDIAMSLIGSPPVIVLDEPTTGLDPQARNEVWDAVRELARSGTTVLLTTQYLEEAEQLADRIAILHEGRIAVDGTLAELRALLPKATVEVVEVQPTLEEVFLAIVGRAGTDAPTAAPASEESA; from the coding sequence ATGAGCACCGCGATCGCGGAGCCGGTCATCCGGGTCCGGGGCGTCGAGAAGTCGTACAAGGCGCTCTCGGTGCTGCGCGGCGTCGACCTCGACGTCGAGCGGGGCACGATCGTCGCCCTGCTCGGCTCGAACGGTGCCGGGAAGACGACCCTCGTGCGCATCCTCGCGACACTGCTGCGGCAGGATGCGGGCACGGCGACCGTCGAGGGCCACGACGTGCGCACCGACGCGGCGGCCGTCCGCGAGGCGATCAGCCTCACCGGGCAGTTCGCCGCCGTCGACGAGATCCTCACCGGCCGCGAGAACCTCGCGCTCGTCGCGCGCCTCCGCCACCTGCAAGATCCCGGCGCCATCGCCGACGCCCTCCTCGCGCGCTTCTCGCTCGACGAGGCCGGCGGTCGCCGGGTCGGCACCTACTCGGGCGGCATGCGCCGCCGGCTCGACATCGCGATGAGCCTCATCGGCTCGCCGCCGGTCATCGTCCTCGACGAGCCGACCACCGGGCTCGACCCGCAGGCCCGCAACGAGGTGTGGGATGCGGTGCGCGAGCTCGCGCGCTCCGGCACGACCGTGCTGCTCACCACGCAGTACCTGGAGGAGGCCGAGCAGCTCGCCGACCGCATCGCGATCCTGCACGAGGGTCGCATCGCGGTCGACGGCACGCTCGCCGAGCTCCGCGCGCTGCTGCCCAAGGCGACCGTCGAGGTCGTCGAGGTGCAGCCCACCCTCGAGGAGGTCTTCCTCGCCATCGTCGGCCGTGCCGGCACCGATGCGCCCACCGCGGCGCCCGCCTCCGAGGAGTCCGCATGA
- a CDS encoding ABC transporter permease, with amino-acid sequence MTTHAVGDTAVLTGRSLRHILRSPDTIITTAVMPIAFLVLFVFVFGGAIDVGGASYVDYLLPGILLITVASGIAYTAYRLFLDLQAGIVERFQSMPIARSSVLWAHVLTSLVANLVSVAIVIGAALLMGFRSGASVLAWLGVAGILTLFTLALTWIAVIAGLSAKTVDGASAFSYPLILLPFVSSAFVPTESMPGPVRWFAEHQPVTSIVDAIRALLAQQPVGAELWIALGWCVGILAVAAVLATALYRRKVG; translated from the coding sequence ATGACCACGCACGCCGTCGGCGACACCGCCGTGCTCACCGGGCGCTCGCTGCGCCACATCCTCCGCAGCCCCGACACGATCATCACCACCGCGGTGATGCCGATCGCGTTCCTCGTGCTGTTCGTCTTCGTCTTCGGCGGCGCGATCGACGTGGGCGGCGCCTCGTACGTCGACTACCTGCTGCCCGGCATCCTGCTCATCACCGTCGCCTCGGGCATCGCGTACACGGCGTACCGGCTCTTCCTCGACCTGCAGGCCGGCATCGTCGAGCGCTTCCAGTCGATGCCGATCGCGCGCTCCTCGGTGCTCTGGGCGCACGTGCTCACGTCGCTCGTGGCGAACCTCGTCTCGGTCGCGATCGTGATCGGCGCCGCGCTGCTCATGGGCTTCCGCTCGGGCGCGAGCGTGCTCGCGTGGCTCGGCGTCGCCGGCATCCTGACGCTCTTCACGCTCGCCCTCACCTGGATCGCGGTGATCGCCGGCCTCTCGGCCAAGACCGTCGACGGCGCGAGCGCCTTCTCCTACCCGCTCATCCTGCTGCCGTTCGTCTCGTCGGCCTTCGTGCCCACCGAGTCGATGCCCGGCCCGGTGCGCTGGTTCGCCGAGCATCAGCCGGTCACGTCGATCGTCGACGCGATCAGGGCGCTGCTCGCGCAGCAGCCGGTGGGCGCCGAGCTGTGGATCGCGCTCGGCTGGTGCGTCGGCATCCTCGCCGTCGCGGCGGTGCTCGCCACCGCGCTGTACCGCCGCAAGGTCGGCTGA
- a CDS encoding circularly permuted type 2 ATP-grasp protein, whose amino-acid sequence MGDLFDDYDKPFANPRKREGTAWDEMFESKGAARGPYKPLYDALSELTKDDLRTRADALATSYLAQGVTFDFAGEERPFPLDAIPRIITAEDWRHVESGVQQRVRALEAFLADMYGPQRAVEDGIVPAKLISTSTHFHRQAAGVVGANGVRIHVSGIDLIRDQDGEWRVLEDNVRVPSGVSYVISNRRVIAQTLPEMFSTMRVRPVGDYCDKLLHALRAAAPAGVDDPRVVVLTPGVYNSAYFEHTLLARLMGVELVEGRDLFTSGGRVYMRTTEGPARVDVIYRRVDDDYLDPLQFRADSMLGSPGLMLAARLGNVTIANAVGNGIADDKLVYTYVPELIRYYLSEEPILKNVDTWRLEDPGALEEVIDRLHELVVKPVDGSGGKGLVVGPDATPEELEALKQRLLDDPRGWIAQPVVQLSTIPTLVEDGMRPRHVDLRPFAVNDGKDVWVLPGGLTRVALPEGQLVVNSSQGGGSKDTWVIAGAREQLPLIDHDAEFGASGEPMTRPISIIAGHEHPQDQSPQDAPRGQGEQQQQSQSQSQSQSRGGQRQSQRQSQSSGPRRGAVGGADRVPRRHRPDTEGTQP is encoded by the coding sequence ATGGGCGATCTGTTCGACGACTACGACAAGCCCTTCGCGAACCCCCGGAAGCGCGAGGGCACCGCGTGGGATGAGATGTTCGAGAGCAAGGGCGCCGCGCGCGGCCCGTACAAGCCGCTGTACGACGCGCTCTCGGAGCTGACGAAGGACGACCTCCGCACGCGCGCCGACGCGCTCGCCACCTCCTACCTCGCGCAGGGCGTCACCTTCGACTTCGCGGGCGAGGAGCGGCCGTTCCCGCTCGACGCCATCCCGCGCATCATCACCGCCGAGGACTGGCGCCACGTCGAGTCGGGCGTGCAGCAGCGGGTGCGGGCGCTCGAGGCGTTCCTCGCCGACATGTACGGCCCCCAGCGCGCGGTCGAGGACGGCATCGTCCCGGCGAAGCTCATCTCCACGTCGACGCACTTCCACCGCCAGGCCGCGGGCGTCGTCGGCGCGAACGGCGTGCGCATCCACGTCTCGGGGATCGACCTCATCCGCGACCAGGACGGCGAGTGGCGCGTGCTCGAGGACAACGTGCGCGTGCCCTCCGGCGTCTCGTACGTCATCTCGAACCGCCGCGTGATCGCGCAGACGCTGCCCGAGATGTTCTCGACCATGCGCGTGCGCCCGGTCGGCGACTACTGCGACAAGCTGCTCCACGCGCTGCGCGCCGCCGCGCCCGCCGGCGTCGACGACCCGCGCGTCGTCGTGCTCACGCCCGGCGTCTACAACTCCGCCTACTTCGAGCACACGCTGCTCGCGCGCCTCATGGGCGTCGAGCTCGTCGAGGGCCGCGACCTGTTCACCTCCGGCGGCCGCGTCTACATGCGCACGACGGAGGGGCCGGCGCGCGTCGACGTCATCTACCGCCGCGTCGACGACGACTACCTCGACCCGCTGCAGTTCCGCGCCGACTCGATGCTCGGCAGCCCCGGCCTCATGCTCGCCGCGCGCCTCGGCAACGTCACGATCGCCAACGCGGTCGGCAACGGCATCGCCGACGACAAGCTGGTCTACACCTACGTGCCAGAGCTCATCCGCTACTACCTGTCGGAGGAGCCGATCCTCAAGAACGTCGACACGTGGCGGCTCGAGGATCCGGGCGCGCTCGAGGAGGTCATCGACCGCCTGCACGAGCTCGTCGTGAAGCCCGTCGACGGCTCGGGCGGCAAGGGCCTCGTCGTCGGCCCCGACGCGACGCCCGAGGAGCTCGAGGCGCTCAAGCAGCGGCTGCTCGACGACCCGCGCGGCTGGATCGCGCAGCCGGTCGTGCAGCTGTCGACCATCCCGACGCTCGTCGAGGACGGCATGCGCCCCCGCCACGTCGACCTCCGCCCGTTCGCCGTCAACGACGGCAAGGATGTCTGGGTGCTGCCCGGTGGCCTCACGCGCGTCGCGCTGCCCGAGGGCCAGCTGGTCGTGAACTCGTCGCAGGGCGGCGGCTCGAAGGACACCTGGGTGATCGCCGGCGCTCGCGAGCAGCTGCCGCTCATCGACCACGACGCCGAGTTCGGCGCGTCGGGTGAGCCGATGACCCGGCCGATCTCGATCATCGCCGGCCACGAGCACCCGCAGGACCAGTCGCCGCAGGACGCCCCGCGCGGCCAGGGCGAGCAGCAGCAGCAGAGCCAGTCGCAGTCGCAGTCGCAGTCGCGCGGCGGGCAGCGCCAGTCGCAGCGCCAGTCGCAGTCCTCCGGCCCTCGTCGAGGCGCGGTCGGCGGAGCCGACCGCGTCCCGAGACGACACCGGCCCGACACGGAAGGCACCCAGCCATGA
- a CDS encoding alpha-E domain-containing protein produces the protein MLSRIAESLFWIGRYIERADGTARILDVYLQLLLEDVAVDEDTACRALLGVMGHDAPPERKLTRVDVVNSLATDRTQPASIAYSVNAARENARRAREIISTELWEVLNATYANMPRRVSPDQVHQMFGWVRERSALASGMADSTVSHDDAWSFFTLGRSIERADMVARLLATRALTEASGPSWTTILRSVGAYEAYLRTYRGVPSSTNAAEFLLLDRLFPRSILFSVRSAEACLQDIEPRQERVGYVDIAQRMLGQIRAELEFRPIQDIIEDLPVVMDKVQTTTTNVSHAVRERYFPTHNMPAWTREAS, from the coding sequence ATGCTCAGCCGCATCGCCGAGAGCCTGTTCTGGATCGGCCGCTACATCGAGCGGGCCGACGGCACCGCGCGCATCCTCGACGTCTACCTCCAGCTGCTGCTCGAGGATGTCGCGGTCGACGAGGACACCGCCTGCCGCGCGCTGCTCGGCGTCATGGGCCACGACGCCCCGCCGGAGCGCAAGCTCACGCGCGTCGACGTCGTGAACTCGCTCGCGACCGACCGCACGCAGCCGGCGTCGATCGCCTACTCCGTGAACGCCGCCCGCGAGAACGCTCGCCGCGCTCGCGAGATCATCTCGACCGAGCTGTGGGAGGTGCTCAACGCCACCTACGCGAACATGCCGCGGCGCGTGAGCCCCGACCAGGTGCACCAGATGTTCGGCTGGGTGCGCGAGCGCTCGGCGCTCGCGAGCGGGATGGCCGACTCGACGGTGAGCCACGACGACGCGTGGAGCTTCTTCACGCTGGGCCGCTCGATCGAGCGCGCCGACATGGTCGCGCGACTGCTCGCGACCCGCGCGCTCACCGAGGCGTCCGGCCCGTCGTGGACGACCATCCTGCGTTCGGTCGGCGCCTACGAGGCCTACCTGCGCACCTACCGCGGGGTGCCCTCGAGCACGAACGCGGCCGAGTTCCTGCTGCTCGACCGGCTGTTCCCGCGCTCGATCCTGTTCTCGGTGCGGAGCGCCGAGGCGTGCCTGCAGGACATCGAGCCGCGGCAGGAGCGGGTCGGCTACGTCGACATCGCCCAGCGGATGCTCGGGCAGATCCGCGCGGAGCTCGAGTTCCGCCCGATCCAGGACATCATCGAGGACCTGCCGGTCGTGATGGACAAGGTCCAGACGACCACGACGAACGTGTCGCACGCCGTGCGCGAGCGCTACTTCCCGACCCACAACATGCCCGCCTGGACCAGGGAGGCATCGTGA
- a CDS encoding transglutaminase family protein, whose amino-acid sequence MSRIRIRHTTGYRYEQPAVASYNESRMLPSTSDGQFVIYSNLDIRPNTSVNTYEDYWGTKVVSFDVLAPHTELQLTATSLIEVRPRLTGGHDLSWEQLEKVALRATQYVEQLGQTIRTRPTDDLIAAAQEIRDASETPGAAAAAIARMVGEEMEYMSGVTHVHTLAAEAWTNRKGVCQDIAHITIGALRQVGIPARYVSGYLHPRPNAQIGETIRGESHAWVEWFTGEWNAWDPTNLIDIGERHVKVGLGRDYNDVPPLRGVYAGAGKSQLFVSVEITKES is encoded by the coding sequence GTGAGCCGCATCCGCATCCGTCACACCACCGGCTACCGCTACGAGCAGCCGGCCGTCGCGTCGTACAACGAGTCGCGCATGCTGCCGTCGACATCCGACGGCCAGTTCGTCATCTACTCGAACCTCGACATCCGCCCCAACACCTCGGTGAACACGTACGAGGACTACTGGGGCACGAAGGTCGTCTCGTTCGACGTGCTCGCCCCGCACACCGAGCTGCAGCTGACCGCGACGAGCCTCATCGAGGTGCGCCCGCGCCTCACCGGCGGGCACGACCTGTCGTGGGAGCAGCTCGAGAAGGTCGCGCTGCGGGCCACGCAGTACGTCGAGCAGCTCGGCCAGACGATCCGCACCCGCCCGACCGACGACCTCATCGCCGCGGCGCAGGAGATCCGGGATGCGTCCGAGACGCCTGGGGCCGCCGCTGCGGCGATCGCGCGCATGGTCGGCGAGGAGATGGAGTACATGTCGGGCGTGACGCACGTGCACACGCTCGCCGCCGAGGCCTGGACCAACCGCAAGGGCGTCTGCCAGGACATCGCGCACATCACGATCGGCGCGCTCCGCCAGGTCGGCATCCCGGCACGCTACGTCTCGGGCTACCTGCACCCCCGGCCGAACGCGCAGATCGGCGAGACGATCCGCGGTGAGTCGCACGCGTGGGTGGAGTGGTTCACCGGCGAGTGGAACGCGTGGGACCCGACGAACCTCATCGACATCGGCGAGCGCCACGTCAAGGTCGGGCTCGGCCGCGACTACAACGACGTGCCGCCGCTGCGCGGTGTCTACGCGGGTGCCGGCAAGAGCCAGCTCTTCGTCAGCGTGGAGATCACGAAGGAGTCCTGA
- a CDS encoding DUF2277 domain-containing protein translates to MCRNITELRGLQPAANDEEIEAAARQYVRKVSGITHPTERTRDAFERAVAEIAHITEHLLADLPDRRQPPQTVPPLRRPEVRARIAEREAAAAAAS, encoded by the coding sequence ATGTGCAGGAACATCACCGAGCTGCGGGGGCTGCAGCCCGCCGCCAACGACGAGGAGATCGAGGCCGCCGCGCGGCAGTACGTGCGGAAGGTCTCTGGCATCACGCATCCGACGGAACGGACTCGCGACGCGTTCGAGCGCGCGGTCGCCGAGATCGCGCACATCACCGAGCACCTGCTCGCCGACCTGCCGGACCGGCGCCAGCCGCCGCAGACCGTGCCGCCGCTCCGCCGCCCGGAGGTGCGGGCTCGCATCGCCGAGCGCGAGGCGGCCGCAGCAGCCGCGAGCTGA
- a CDS encoding Gfo/Idh/MocA family protein has protein sequence MTTSSPGWGILAPGGIAGAFARDLAVGGHRLVAVGSRDQGRAEAFATTHGATTAHGSYEALVADPDVDVIYVASPHGLHREHALLAIEAGKHVLVEKAFTTTGDEAQEVVDAARAKGVFVMEAMWTRFLPTMVAVRERIAAGDLGELVSVTADHSQMLDLSPGSRMIEPALGGGALLDLGVYCVSLAHAFLGPVTQVRAAGAVDQAGVDHRGSAILTHEGGRQSTVTFSMETLGSNRASIAGTEGVIELDPAFYVWTGFTRRHASGDKETFVPETDGRGMQFQAVEVERCVAAGQLESPLMPLDETVAIMRVMDEITAQMRASA, from the coding sequence ATGACGACCTCCTCGCCCGGCTGGGGCATCCTCGCGCCCGGCGGCATCGCCGGAGCATTCGCCCGCGACCTCGCCGTCGGCGGCCACCGCCTCGTCGCGGTCGGCAGCCGCGATCAGGGTCGCGCCGAGGCGTTCGCGACGACGCATGGCGCCACCACTGCGCACGGCAGCTACGAGGCCCTCGTCGCCGATCCCGACGTCGACGTCATCTACGTCGCGTCGCCGCACGGGCTGCACCGCGAGCACGCGCTGCTCGCGATCGAGGCGGGGAAGCACGTGCTGGTCGAGAAGGCGTTCACCACGACGGGCGACGAAGCGCAGGAGGTCGTCGACGCCGCCCGCGCGAAGGGCGTCTTCGTGATGGAGGCGATGTGGACGCGCTTCCTGCCGACGATGGTCGCCGTGCGCGAGCGCATCGCGGCGGGCGATCTCGGCGAGCTCGTGAGCGTCACCGCCGACCACTCGCAGATGCTCGACCTCTCCCCCGGCAGCCGCATGATCGAGCCCGCGCTGGGCGGTGGCGCGCTCCTCGACCTCGGCGTCTACTGCGTCTCGCTCGCGCACGCGTTCCTCGGTCCGGTGACGCAGGTGCGCGCGGCGGGTGCCGTCGATCAGGCGGGCGTCGACCACCGAGGCTCGGCGATCCTCACGCACGAGGGCGGTCGCCAGTCGACCGTGACCTTCTCGATGGAGACGCTCGGTTCCAACCGCGCCTCGATCGCCGGCACAGAGGGCGTGATCGAGCTCGACCCCGCGTTCTACGTGTGGACCGGGTTCACTCGCCGCCACGCATCCGGCGACAAGGAGACGTTCGTGCCCGAGACGGACGGACGCGGGATGCAGTTCCAGGCCGTAGAGGTCGAGCGCTGCGTCGCGGCGGGGCAGCTCGAGAGCCCGCTCATGCCGCTCGACGAGACGGTCGCCATCATGCGCGTGATGGACGAGATCACCGCGCAGATGCGCGCCTCCGCCTGA
- a CDS encoding NAD(P)H-dependent oxidoreductase: protein MNLHALLRRRAAESGPIRVGVIGAGKFASMFLTQASVTPEFHVVGVADINVPKAKDALSRTGWSADRYAATSLDEAARTGLTAVIDDSMALIKHPSVEVILEITGNPIVGTDHAVAAIDNGKHVIMVNVEADCMVGPLLQRRAAAAGVVYSMAYGDQPALISELVDWCRTVGFDVVGAGKGTKYLPEYHYSTPDTVWDYYGFTPEQLASGDFNPKMFNSFLDGTKSAIEMAAVANGTGLEPQLEGLHFPPAGVEDLPRIFRERSVGGELDRRGTVEIASSLHRDGSEVERDIRWGVYVTFEAKTDYAVQCFAEYGVKTDETGRYGSLYRPYHMIGLELGVSIASAVLRGEPTGAPTGFRGDVVTTAKRDLKAGETLDGEGGFTVFGKLRPASFSLEQEALPLGLAHGAKLIRDVPKDRSVTWNDVDADGSLAAVRFRRELEAEFRAEQSVTVS from the coding sequence ATGAACCTCCACGCGCTACTGCGTCGTCGAGCGGCCGAGTCCGGCCCCATCCGAGTCGGCGTGATCGGTGCCGGCAAGTTCGCGTCGATGTTCCTCACGCAGGCATCCGTCACCCCCGAGTTCCACGTCGTCGGCGTTGCAGACATCAACGTGCCGAAGGCGAAGGACGCGCTCTCGCGCACCGGTTGGTCGGCCGACCGCTACGCCGCCACTTCGCTCGACGAGGCCGCGCGCACCGGCCTGACCGCCGTGATCGACGACTCGATGGCGCTCATCAAGCATCCCTCGGTCGAGGTCATCCTCGAGATCACCGGCAACCCGATCGTCGGCACCGACCACGCGGTCGCGGCCATCGACAACGGCAAGCACGTGATCATGGTCAACGTCGAGGCCGACTGCATGGTCGGCCCGCTGCTGCAGCGCCGCGCTGCCGCGGCCGGCGTCGTCTACTCCATGGCGTACGGCGACCAGCCCGCGCTCATCTCCGAGCTCGTCGACTGGTGCCGCACGGTCGGCTTCGACGTCGTCGGCGCCGGCAAGGGCACGAAGTACCTGCCCGAGTACCACTACTCGACGCCCGACACCGTCTGGGACTACTACGGCTTCACGCCGGAGCAGCTCGCCTCGGGCGACTTCAACCCGAAGATGTTCAACTCGTTCCTCGACGGCACGAAGTCGGCGATCGAGATGGCCGCCGTCGCGAACGGCACCGGTCTCGAGCCGCAGCTCGAGGGCCTCCACTTCCCGCCCGCGGGCGTCGAGGACCTCCCGCGCATCTTCCGCGAGCGCTCCGTCGGCGGCGAGCTCGACCGCCGTGGCACCGTCGAGATCGCCTCGAGCCTGCACCGCGACGGCTCGGAGGTCGAGCGGGACATCCGCTGGGGGGTCTACGTCACCTTCGAGGCGAAGACCGACTACGCCGTGCAGTGCTTCGCCGAGTACGGCGTGAAGACCGACGAGACGGGCCGCTACGGCTCGCTCTACCGGCCGTACCACATGATCGGCCTCGAGCTCGGGGTCTCGATCGCGAGCGCTGTGCTGCGCGGCGAGCCCACCGGCGCCCCGACAGGCTTCCGCGGCGACGTCGTGACGACCGCGAAGCGCGACCTCAAGGCCGGCGAGACGCTCGACGGCGAGGGCGGCTTCACGGTCTTCGGCAAGCTCCGCCCCGCGAGCTTCTCGCTCGAGCAGGAGGCGCTCCCGCTGGGCCTCGCGCACGGCGCGAAGCTCATCCGCGACGTGCCCAAGGACCGCTCGGTCACCTGGAACGACGTGGATGCGGACGGGTCGCTCGCGGCCGTCCGGTTCCGCCGAGAGCTCGAGGCGGAGTTCCGCGCCGAGCAGTCCGTCACGGTTTCATAA
- a CDS encoding TRAP transporter small permease, with the protein MKRAVSRVLSGLDLVLQVVCVALLAVVIFAVMWQVLARYVTQDSSAWTSELGSYSFVWLAMLAIALGVRRGRHMVLDIWEYVKYRQWLSRTIDTVATLIVAGALLLLLWFGIEGLGASWSRTAPGLDISTGWVALAVPVGSAIALIFVIEAWWLNFNAGEDEDPLNPPLIYQPEDLIIVKGEV; encoded by the coding sequence ATGAAGAGAGCTGTCAGCCGGGTGCTCTCCGGCTTGGACCTCGTGCTGCAGGTGGTGTGCGTCGCCCTGCTGGCGGTCGTCATCTTCGCAGTCATGTGGCAGGTGCTCGCGCGCTACGTCACGCAGGACTCATCCGCGTGGACGTCGGAGCTCGGGTCGTACTCGTTCGTGTGGCTCGCCATGCTGGCCATCGCCCTGGGCGTGCGTCGCGGCCGCCACATGGTGCTCGACATCTGGGAGTACGTGAAGTACCGCCAGTGGCTCTCGCGCACCATCGACACCGTCGCCACGCTCATCGTCGCCGGCGCGCTGCTGCTGCTGCTCTGGTTCGGCATCGAGGGCCTCGGCGCCTCGTGGAGCCGCACCGCTCCCGGCCTCGACATCTCCACCGGCTGGGTCGCGCTCGCGGTCCCCGTCGGCTCGGCGATCGCCCTCATCTTCGTGATCGAGGCGTGGTGGCTGAACTTCAACGCCGGCGAGGACGAGGACCCCCTCAACCCTCCGCTGATCTACCAGCCGGAAGACCTGATCATCGTCAAGGGAGAGGTGTGA
- a CDS encoding TRAP transporter large permease, which translates to MGPTILSTFGAAMLLRVPVGFALAAASFVAIWLTTDAPLSVGAQRLVAGMTPFPLLAIPLFVLAGAVMNEGGMTKRMLDLADSIVGGMRAGIAQTTVLSSLLFGGISGSAVASISSLGRILIPAMKQRKYKPAYASAVMAAAPVVDPIMPPSITMIVYGVVSGTSIGALFFAGIVPAFLYVAILMLVVHFTSKSLGFTDEAIAEAKALNRPIGTIPKEERPPFWSSLWKATPALLLPFIILGGIRFGWFTPTEAAAVAVVYALLVGIFVYRELTWRKFLFGMADSALIVGLIMLVLAAAQIYSWALTLGLVPQQAAEAIFGITSNPIILLLLINAVLLVAGMFIEANAALIILTPILLPVATAAGIDPVHLGIIIVVNLSIGLLTPPVGIGLMLAAEIGKVSMLRAVKAVVPFLLAGLLFLLLITFVPEISLWLPNLLLQ; encoded by the coding sequence ATGGGCCCCACCATCTTGTCGACCTTCGGCGCAGCGATGCTGCTGCGCGTGCCGGTCGGATTCGCACTCGCCGCAGCTTCGTTCGTCGCCATCTGGCTCACGACCGACGCGCCACTGTCGGTCGGCGCCCAGCGCCTCGTCGCGGGCATGACCCCGTTCCCCCTCCTCGCCATCCCGCTGTTCGTGCTCGCCGGTGCGGTCATGAACGAGGGCGGCATGACGAAGCGGATGCTCGACCTCGCCGACTCGATCGTCGGCGGCATGCGCGCCGGCATCGCGCAGACGACCGTGCTCTCGTCGCTGCTCTTCGGCGGCATCTCGGGCTCCGCGGTCGCGAGCATCTCGAGCCTCGGGCGCATCCTCATCCCCGCGATGAAGCAGCGCAAGTACAAGCCGGCCTACGCATCCGCCGTCATGGCGGCCGCACCGGTCGTCGACCCGATCATGCCGCCGTCGATCACGATGATCGTCTACGGCGTCGTGAGCGGCACGTCGATCGGCGCGCTCTTCTTCGCCGGCATCGTGCCCGCGTTCCTCTACGTCGCCATCCTCATGCTCGTCGTGCACTTCACCTCGAAGTCGCTCGGCTTCACCGACGAGGCGATCGCCGAGGCGAAGGCCCTGAACCGGCCGATCGGCACCATCCCCAAGGAGGAGCGCCCGCCGTTCTGGTCGTCGCTCTGGAAGGCCACGCCGGCGCTGCTGCTGCCCTTCATCATCCTCGGCGGCATCCGCTTCGGCTGGTTCACGCCCACCGAGGCCGCGGCCGTGGCCGTCGTCTACGCCCTGCTCGTCGGCATCTTCGTCTACCGCGAGCTGACGTGGAGGAAGTTCCTGTTCGGGATGGCCGACTCGGCCCTCATCGTCGGCCTCATCATGCTGGTGCTCGCCGCCGCGCAGATCTACTCGTGGGCGCTCACGCTCGGCCTCGTGCCGCAGCAGGCCGCCGAGGCGATCTTCGGCATCACGAGCAACCCGATCATCCTGCTGCTGCTCATCAACGCCGTGCTGCTCGTCGCGGGCATGTTCATCGAGGCCAACGCCGCGCTGATCATCCTCACGCCGATCCTGCTGCCGGTCGCGACCGCTGCTGGCATCGACCCCGTCCACCTCGGCATCATCATCGTCGTCAACCTGAGCATCGGCCTCCTCACCCCGCCCGTCGGCATCGGACTGATGCTCGCGGCCGAGATCGGCAAGGTCTCGATGCTCCGAGCGGTGAAGGCCGTCGTGCCCTTCCTGCTCGCCGGCCTCCTCTTCCTGCTGCTCATCACGTTCGTGCCCGAGATCTCCCTCTGGCTCCCGAACCTGCTGCTGCAGTGA
- a CDS encoding TRAP transporter substrate-binding protein, protein MHQRTIVRSVAVGAIALIALTGCRPSDSAPASTGGEGDAAAPLTLVLGHAGSEEDARQVAAERFAELVSEASDGNITVEVHPASTLGTWEEMIEGLQLGSTDIVIESLLSLESYTDLASVETAPFLYEDYEQFESVWGGELGTEIVDAVSEASGYEPLGNMYRGPRMLTTSEPVDSIDDVQGLTIRTPSAPTMLATWEAIGARAEALPFNEVYSALESGVIDGQENPLDAILFNSIHEVNPYIAETEHMYANYHFILWEDALVGLPESQQEIIRTAAAQVGEEYTENTITQMEEYRAELEEGGATFSEVTDREAWVEATQPVVEGLPEQVQTWVEQIRGM, encoded by the coding sequence ATGCACCAGCGCACCATCGTCCGCAGCGTCGCGGTCGGCGCCATCGCCCTCATCGCCCTGACGGGCTGCCGCCCGAGCGACTCCGCTCCGGCATCGACAGGCGGCGAGGGCGACGCCGCCGCCCCGCTCACCCTCGTGCTCGGCCACGCCGGCAGCGAGGAGGACGCCCGCCAGGTCGCCGCCGAGCGCTTCGCCGAGCTCGTCTCGGAGGCCTCCGACGGCAACATCACCGTCGAGGTGCACCCCGCCTCGACGCTCGGCACCTGGGAGGAGATGATCGAGGGCCTGCAGCTCGGATCGACCGACATCGTCATCGAGAGCCTCCTCTCGCTCGAGTCGTACACCGACCTCGCGAGCGTCGAGACGGCGCCGTTCCTCTACGAGGACTACGAGCAGTTCGAGAGCGTCTGGGGCGGCGAGCTCGGCACCGAGATCGTCGACGCGGTCAGCGAGGCCTCCGGCTACGAGCCGCTCGGCAACATGTACCGCGGACCGCGCATGCTCACCACGAGCGAGCCGGTCGACTCGATCGACGACGTGCAGGGCCTCACCATCCGCACGCCCAGCGCTCCGACGATGCTCGCGACGTGGGAGGCGATCGGCGCCCGCGCCGAGGCCCTGCCGTTCAACGAGGTCTACTCGGCGCTGGAGTCGGGAGTCATCGACGGCCAGGAGAACCCGCTCGACGCGATCCTGTTCAACTCCATCCACGAGGTGAACCCGTACATCGCCGAGACCGAGCACATGTACGCGAACTACCACTTCATCCTCTGGGAGGACGCCCTCGTGGGCCTGCCCGAGTCGCAGCAGGAGATCATCCGCACCGCGGCCGCGCAGGTCGGCGAGGAGTACACCGAGAACACCATCACCCAGATGGAGGAGTACCGGGCCGAGCTCGAGGAGGGCGGCGCGACGTTCTCCGAGGTGACCGACCGCGAGGCATGGGTCGAGGCGACGCAGCCCGTCGTCGAGGGCCTGCCCGAGCAGGTCCAGACCTGGGTTGAGCAGATCCGCGGCATGTGA